Genomic segment of Methanolobus mangrovi:
AATCTGTATTCAGATTTCTAAATTGTGTGAGCTTCAATATCCTTCCTGCTATTTTTTCCATAATTTTCTGGAATCCATCCTCCCCTAATCCGTATTTCACAAAATGGTGAAGTGTTGCACCTGTTGGTAACGAAATATTTCCATCTGCATCAACAAAACGAAGAAGCAGAGCTTCTTCATCGGTGAGTGATGAGATGGTTTTGTCAAACGAAAGTTTTCTGAAACATTTTACAATGGTGAGTTTTATCATAGAAGAAATACGATACTTAAAATGCCAGTCTTTATTGGAATAATGGTTATTTTCAACATGCTGTGCGATGTCTTCAATGTTAAGAAAATGTAACAATCAGCAAACTAGCACATTTTCCTTATCGCAATCGTTTCGAATGGAGTCCTCGAAGAGGACTCCCTTATACACAGTATAAATATCCTCCATGAGACTGCCCTAATTTAGGCTATATAAATATATTGGCAGAGCAGATAGCTTTTTTTGGGGGGGGAGGGGAAGCCGAATCTTATGGAAAAAAGAGGTAACTTTTTAAATCAAAATTCTAATTTGATGGACTCATAATCATTGATCAGAAAATAAAATAGGGTATTTTGCCTCAATATGAGTCAATGTAATCAAGTATAGCCAAAAAGAAAATATGGAGAAGAAATTTGGGCAAAGAAATACTGGAATCAACTAAAAGAAGTTAAATTCAAACTATTAGTGCATAACCTTGATAGGCATGTCAAGGTTGCACTTATTGTTCATATGAGGATTCTACAGAGCCTTAATAGCTTCAAATAATATGGAAATTGTTTTCTATAAAATCGATATTAGAGATTTTCACATGGATTTTCCATATACCCACCTATCTTTTTTATCGACCAGTTTAGAAGTGGCCTAATAACTCCACGCCTTGGTTCTGGATTATGTGTGCCTACTCCATTTAATGCTTCGATTTCAAGTTTTAAGATGTTATCTTCTGCAAAATGAACTTTTTTCATAGGAATTGTTGAAGAAATTCTTACATAATAAAACCCATTGTTCAATAAATTTCCAGGAATGAAACACTGCGTAATATAGATTCCTTCTGATTCTTTATTTGAGGAATCTAAGAAGTCAATATCATTAGAAGTGAAAACACAGGTTCCATCATCTGCAAATAACGTAACTCCAATTTTTGTTGTCGTAGCCTTTTTTAATAAAACATATTTAATTTCAATAACAAATGAACTGGATATATCAGTGCATGAAATTATTTTATCAAACTCATTTTTTATAGCTACATGGATTAATTTTATAGTGTCGTCGCCTGGACTATTGTTTAGACAATCCCAAACTTTAAACCCTTCGCCTTCATTCCCCTCATTTATATATTTTGTAACGATATCATGTGTATCCCCTATTTGTCTAATTAATCCCGATTGTAGCCATATTGCTTTGCTGCAAAGGTTATTTACAGCCCCCATGTTGTGACTTACAAATAGCACGGTTCTCCCACCCTCAGCTACCTCTTCCATTTTACCCAGACACTTCTTCTGAAACGCTGCATCTCCAACGGCAAGTACTTCATCGACAATGAGTATCTCAGGATCTAGATGAGCTGCCACAGAGAAACCAAGACGCACATTCATGCCACTGGAATAGCGCTTAACAGGGGTATCTAGAAATTTCTCAACGCCTGAAAACTTGACAATCTCATCAAACTTTTCATCAATTTCCTTCTTTTTCATACCAAGAATGGAACCATTAAAATAAATATTTTCTCTGCCCGTAAGTTCAGGATGAAAACCAGTACCTACTTCAAGAAGACTTCCTACACGACCTCGCATCTTTATCTCACCTTCTGTAGGGTAGGTAATCCGCGAAAGAACCTTGAGGAGAGTACTCTTGCCAGCACCATTCCTACCAATAATACCAACAACGTCTCCCCTTTCAACTTCGAAATTTACATCCTTGAGAGCCCAGAAAGCATTATTTGTTCGGAAACTGTTCTTTAACGTCATTAATGGATGTCTCACTGCACAGGTTAAACTGTCTGAAAGCGTCTTGTATGTCTTGTCCATTCCAATAGAATACTGCTTAGAAAGGCCTTTAACCTCTATTATGGGTTCTTTTTTGCTTGACGCTACCATTTAAATCAAATCCGCAAAGTATTTTTCTGTACGTTTGAGATAGAGTATACCACTCACAAAAATAATGATTGTTAACACAGTTGAAATTGCAAGTCCAACAAAATCTACAGGAACATGACCAAGCAGGCATGCCCTATGAGCATTTATTAATCCTGTCATAGGGTTCAAGTAAAGTAACCATTGGAATTTCTCACCTACTACATCAACAGGGTAAATAACTGGTGATAAAAATAAAAGCATCTGGATGAAAAATGAGAGTATGAACTTTACATCCCTATATTTAATGCAAATAGATGAAAGCCAGTACCCCATTCCTGATGAAAGTAGAATTGTAATTAATACTATGAAAGGTAACAGGATTATTTTACTATTCGGAACAATTTGGTAGTATAGCATCATCAGTGCAATGATACTTGTAGCAATCACATAGTCAACAAGCGATGCAAGAACAGGAGCGGTTGGTATAAATATTCGTGGTATGTAGACCTTTGAGAGAAGACCACCACTACCAACAAGACTAAGGCTTGAAGCAGATAGTGAAGTTGAAAAATAAGTCCAGAGAATAAGACCGGAATACGAGAATAATGGATAAGGAATTCCTTCAGACGGCATCTGCGCTAGCCCACCAAAGATCAGCGTAAAAACAATCATCGAAAAAAGAGGTTGTAGAACTGCCCATGATGCACCCATGATAGTCTGTTTATACTTTATCTTAATTTCCCTTAAAGCAAGGAAGAATAAAAGCTCTCTGTACTCTACCAGTTCCTTCCAGTTCAGATCCAAAAACCCGTATTTTGGGCGGATTACAAGTTCGTAATTAGTTGTAGTTTCAGTCATGGTAAACACATTTATACTTCCCCGTAGACAGTTTAGTATTCACTTATAATATTCCACGATAAATATATTCCTATATTATATATAAATATCTAATTATATGTAGGCATAATCACACAGAAATGTATAAAAAGCTACCAATTAAATAGTCTAGCAACTTCAAATGCTTCAGCGTAGTCAACACCAATGACACTGCCTCTACTCCTAGCTAAACCCATTATCGAAAGTTTTTCCATATAACTTTTTTCTTTTTGTGATGAAAATACTTCAATGCACTTTAGTTTTTGTTCAAATACACCCGTAATATCCTTATAAGCTGTCGGTCTGAACTCTATAGTTGTTGAAGGAGACTCGTAGAAAAAAACACTATTTTTCATCTGCCTTGATGCAGAAAGAGCAGACAATGACATTGCAGCATGATCTTGGTGATAATCTTTAGGAGAATGTACATAAATTATGTCTGGATTTAATTGATTGACATATTGATCTAATAAGCTTACAGTAATTCCGTCGTGTTTAATCATTGTATCTGGCAAATTCAAAAAATAAACATCCTTAACACCAATAATATCCATTGATTCCAAAGCTTCTTTCTGTCTAACAGCTTCATTTCCACTTTTTCCACCATTTGAACCTATGAGACAAAAAACACTATCGTTCTCTTGAGCATGAGAACAAAGAGCACCACCACAACCTAACTCAATATCATCAGGATGAGCACCAATAGCCAATATGTTTTTTTTCATTCAATACCACCTATAAATTCAAAAGAGCACATCAGTAAATTACTCTGTTTAGAGTGAGTAAAGTGAAAATACATTATAAATATGATGGTGTAATAAATCCTTAATATTCACAAATATAAGGTTTATTACATTCAATTTACTTCGAACAGATAGATATTGATTTCATTTTTATTTTATAATAGTCTTATTTTTATTTTATAATCGTCTTATTTTAATTATAAATATAGGCTAAAAATACCTACCAATATTATTTTATTGTTTAAATGATAATCTCTACAGAGATGGACTTTGATATCCGAAAAAGACTAGACAGTAGAATACTCCAATCTCTATTCACTTTTGTAGTGGCATAAATTACTGATTCTTACATAAGTAAAAAATAAATAGTAAACAATATAATTATTTAGAATATTTATGAAGAAAACTTTATACCATGAAATACTACTGTTATCGAAGCTAATTTTATATTATCCATCAATTCCAAACAAAAATAAGAACACTTTTATTACTGTTGACTCCCCAAATAAGAAGATGAAATCCTGAAAACATAATAACTATCCTGAAATGAGTCCTAGTTGTAGAATCAAACCATATCAATACTGGTTGTACTTTTATGAAAACTGCGTACCATATAGCAAAAAATACATTTTTTATTGTATTCAGCAATGTTACAACTAAAATAATCGCCATTATAATAACAATTTACTTAGCACGATACCTAGGAGCTTCTGATTTTGGAAAATATACGTTTGTGATAACATACTTGATGATGTTTGGATTTATAGCAGGATTTGGTCTTGATCCAGTTGTAATAAAAAATATTGCAAAAAACACAACTACTGCTGAAAAAATGATGAGCAATTCTATATTAATTCGAATTCTCACTTCATCAGCATCAATTTTTCTGGCTGTTGC
This window contains:
- a CDS encoding ABC transporter ATP-binding protein, producing MVASSKKEPIIEVKGLSKQYSIGMDKTYKTLSDSLTCAVRHPLMTLKNSFRTNNAFWALKDVNFEVERGDVVGIIGRNGAGKSTLLKVLSRITYPTEGEIKMRGRVGSLLEVGTGFHPELTGRENIYFNGSILGMKKKEIDEKFDEIVKFSGVEKFLDTPVKRYSSGMNVRLGFSVAAHLDPEILIVDEVLAVGDAAFQKKCLGKMEEVAEGGRTVLFVSHNMGAVNNLCSKAIWLQSGLIRQIGDTHDIVTKYINEGNEGEGFKVWDCLNNSPGDDTIKLIHVAIKNEFDKIISCTDISSSFVIEIKYVLLKKATTTKIGVTLFADDGTCVFTSNDIDFLDSSNKESEGIYITQCFIPGNLLNNGFYYVRISSTIPMKKVHFAEDNILKLEIEALNGVGTHNPEPRRGVIRPLLNWSIKKIGGYMENPCENL
- a CDS encoding ABC transporter permease; its protein translation is MTETTTNYELVIRPKYGFLDLNWKELVEYRELLFFLALREIKIKYKQTIMGASWAVLQPLFSMIVFTLIFGGLAQMPSEGIPYPLFSYSGLILWTYFSTSLSASSLSLVGSGGLLSKVYIPRIFIPTAPVLASLVDYVIATSIIALMMLYYQIVPNSKIILLPFIVLITILLSSGMGYWLSSICIKYRDVKFILSFFIQMLLFLSPVIYPVDVVGEKFQWLLYLNPMTGLINAHRACLLGHVPVDFVGLAISTVLTIIIFVSGILYLKRTEKYFADLI
- a CDS encoding PIG-L deacetylase family protein, whose amino-acid sequence is MKKNILAIGAHPDDIELGCGGALCSHAQENDSVFCLIGSNGGKSGNEAVRQKEALESMDIIGVKDVYFLNLPDTMIKHDGITVSLLDQYVNQLNPDIIYVHSPKDYHQDHAAMSLSALSASRQMKNSVFFYESPSTTIEFRPTAYKDITGVFEQKLKCIEVFSSQKEKSYMEKLSIMGLARSRGSVIGVDYAEAFEVARLFNW